One genomic region from Chlamydiales bacterium STE3 encodes:
- a CDS encoding putative branched-chain amino acid transport system II carrier protein (Product derived from UniProtKB/Trembl:Q6MD58;Gene name derived from UniProtKB/Trembl:Q6MD58), translated as MKRLLQSESIAIGLAMFSMFFGAGNIIFPLAVGQYAGDKNLFAILGLLLTAVAMPITGLIAMLLYEGDYHQFFGRLGKVPGFLIALMIISLLGPLGSTPRCIALAYTTLKSTFPQLSQIFFSACSCFLIFLFTIRRSNLLKLLGWVLTPFLLVSLATIIVMGLFTPPTSLQLVNESSKKLFWHGLKEGYNTMDLLAAFFFSSTILSTLRLRVIEQGCFNASPIKIALSASIVGAALLAAVYLGFSYLAAFHGADLHLTAKDEILAAITFKIAGPHAGILVCLTIALACLTTAIALISAFTDFIHKEVLSTKISYQSTLIASLLITFFISTFEFSGISAFLSPILQTCYPGLIVLTFLNIAFRLKKVQPI; from the coding sequence ATGAAAAGGCTACTTCAATCAGAATCTATAGCGATTGGTCTCGCCATGTTCTCCATGTTTTTTGGCGCTGGGAACATTATTTTTCCATTAGCCGTTGGTCAGTACGCTGGAGATAAAAATCTCTTTGCCATTCTAGGGCTTCTTCTAACCGCTGTTGCCATGCCGATAACAGGTTTAATCGCCATGTTGTTATATGAAGGAGATTACCACCAATTTTTTGGCAGACTTGGGAAAGTGCCCGGCTTCCTAATCGCTCTGATGATCATTAGCCTTTTAGGGCCACTTGGTTCAACACCAAGATGTATTGCTCTTGCGTACACAACACTCAAAAGCACCTTTCCCCAATTATCCCAAATTTTCTTTAGTGCCTGCTCCTGCTTTCTCATTTTTCTTTTCACAATCCGCAGAAGCAATCTCCTAAAGCTTCTAGGCTGGGTATTAACCCCCTTTTTATTGGTTTCTTTGGCAACAATCATTGTTATGGGTCTATTTACTCCTCCCACCTCATTACAACTCGTCAATGAATCATCGAAAAAGCTATTTTGGCATGGGCTGAAAGAAGGCTATAATACGATGGATTTGCTGGCTGCTTTTTTTTTCTCCTCAACGATCCTATCGACGCTTCGCCTAAGAGTTATAGAACAGGGCTGTTTTAACGCAAGCCCCATCAAAATAGCCTTATCCGCCAGTATCGTTGGCGCAGCATTGTTAGCTGCCGTTTACTTAGGATTTAGCTATTTGGCGGCTTTTCACGGAGCAGACCTTCATTTGACTGCAAAAGATGAGATCCTTGCAGCCATTACCTTTAAGATTGCTGGGCCCCATGCAGGGATCCTCGTTTGCTTAACCATTGCTTTAGCCTGCTTAACTACAGCCATAGCTTTAATTTCGGCATTTACAGACTTTATCCATAAAGAAGTTCTCAGCACAAAAATAAGTTATCAATCCACTTTGATCGCCTCATTGCTGATCACCTTTTTCATCTCCACATTCGAATTTTCGGGAATTTCAGCTTTCTTGAGCCCTATTCTGCAGACTTGTTACCCAGGCTTAATCGTGTTGACCTTTTTAAATATTGCTTTCAGATTGAAGAAGGTCCAGCCTATCTAA
- a CDS encoding Uncharacterized protein (Product derived from UniProtKB/Trembl:A0A011NZN6) → MDEYHYYEFQAIDCFLTDKEMEELRTCSTRAEITPNSFSNAYTWSHFKGDEDLWLEKYFDAFFYHSSCGSRSLKFRMPPSFTDYETVVSYCNGTNASARTNNEQIFIEFSSQGTLHEEEGIRLSSFLSLREELDRGDLRCLYLGWLANMQNGCYADHVLEPAVPPGLSTLSQSLQDLAKFLRIDQDLLKVATVKSACSDGKKAESLDLRSWLKQMSAEDKEKFLGDILEGSINGDYYPVIHLIRHFNLSNPLNQKKMDSLRTVGELCCEYKKVAEEHCIMEQAKAAAKLAEEERVNKLIKQKRFNELIGSELLVWEQIELFMTQRHSSSYNKALDLLATLRDLAKMANEKLFFDQLKDFQDRHSRKLLFMEELQKLLTS, encoded by the coding sequence ATGGACGAATACCACTACTATGAGTTTCAAGCGATTGATTGTTTTTTAACTGATAAGGAAATGGAAGAGCTACGCACCTGTTCGACACGTGCGGAAATTACTCCTAATAGTTTTAGCAATGCTTATACCTGGAGCCATTTTAAAGGTGATGAAGATCTTTGGTTAGAAAAGTACTTTGATGCTTTTTTCTATCACTCTAGTTGTGGTTCACGCTCCTTAAAATTTCGCATGCCTCCCTCCTTTACAGATTATGAAACGGTAGTCTCTTATTGTAATGGGACAAATGCCTCTGCCAGAACAAACAACGAGCAAATTTTTATTGAGTTTTCTTCACAAGGAACTCTGCATGAGGAAGAGGGGATTCGGCTCTCTTCTTTTTTGAGTTTAAGGGAAGAGCTTGATCGAGGTGATTTAAGGTGCCTTTATCTCGGATGGCTTGCCAACATGCAAAATGGCTGCTATGCAGATCACGTCCTAGAACCTGCTGTTCCCCCTGGTCTTTCGACGTTGAGTCAGAGCTTACAGGATTTGGCGAAATTTTTGCGTATTGACCAGGACTTGCTTAAAGTGGCAACAGTAAAAAGTGCTTGCAGCGATGGAAAAAAAGCAGAATCCCTCGATCTTCGTTCTTGGCTTAAACAGATGTCCGCCGAGGATAAAGAGAAATTTTTAGGAGATATTTTGGAAGGGAGCATTAACGGGGACTACTACCCAGTGATTCATTTGATCAGGCATTTCAACCTCTCTAATCCTTTGAATCAGAAAAAAATGGATTCTTTGCGTACTGTCGGTGAATTATGTTGCGAGTACAAAAAGGTAGCAGAAGAGCATTGTATAATGGAGCAGGCAAAAGCAGCAGCTAAGTTAGCTGAGGAAGAAAGAGTCAATAAATTGATTAAACAAAAACGTTTCAATGAACTGATTGGAAGCGAATTATTAGTTTGGGAACAAATAGAATTATTTATGACACAAAGGCACTCTTCAAGCTATAACAAGGCTTTAGACTTATTAGCAACACTCAGAGATTTGGCTAAGATGGCTAATGAAAAATTATTTTTTGATCAGTTGAAAGATTTTCAAGATAGGCACTCTCGCAAGTTGCTATTCATGGAAGAACTACAAAAACTACTAACGTCCTAA
- a CDS encoding hypothetical protein (Product derived from UniProtKB/Trembl:X1M3T2) has protein sequence MSKKDKNVHFVCAICHQDVLPLQNGSFRNHCPFCLASIHVDNKPGDRSSSCNGEMVASRSIYNGKKGWQIIHQCKKRGIKKLNKIADGNVQSDDWSTLIALSQKI, from the coding sequence ATGAGCAAAAAAGATAAAAACGTACATTTTGTTTGTGCAATTTGCCATCAAGACGTGTTGCCATTGCAAAATGGAAGCTTCCGAAATCATTGTCCTTTTTGCTTGGCATCCATTCATGTGGATAATAAGCCTGGAGACAGAAGTAGCTCATGCAACGGAGAGATGGTTGCTTCTCGATCGATTTATAACGGGAAAAAAGGATGGCAGATTATCCACCAGTGCAAAAAGCGTGGCATTAAAAAACTAAATAAAATTGCAGATGGGAATGTGCAGTCAGATGATTGGTCAACACTCATAGCTTTAAGCCAAAAAATCTGA